The genomic interval GGCTTTGCTCTATCTGGAACCAAATGGTCCAGTGTAATGAACAACATAGAATACTACAGCTACCACCTACTTCAAAGTTAGCATAAAACATTTTCTCCCAAGTAGATCAGGAGTTGTGATTTTGAGTAATATGTACCTTATTTGCTTTGTTGAAtagaagttttttgttttttaaactacTACCTGGTCAGACAGTTTAGTTGTTAATGCTGATGGTTGGATTGGCCAAACAAACAATCCCATCATAAACTGGATAGTCACATGTCAGCCATCCTAAATCTAAAGTGTATTGACAAACTGAGTGGCAGCAGCCTACACCTTTCTGTGTCTACATGAAAAATAGTGTGACTATGAGGGTGCTTCTACCTGTGGCCACTGTCCAATGTATGGGATGAGCATCCTTAGCCGAGCCTCCACTGCATCTCTAAGGAACTGTGCCGTTGGTTTCTTCCTGtcacaaaaaaaataagtaaagtaGAATAATTTTCTGGACATTATGCATGACATGGACCTTACATCCTGGCCTTGTACATTGTATCTTATGCCCTGTACAATATATGTGTATGAACACTGTATTATGTGCCCTGCATATTATATTTAATGggtatattatatgtacattatATCTTGTTCCACGAACTTTATATTTTGCATGTATCCTGGACCCGGAATGTTATTTTAGAAACACACACTCATTGGCAATAAAAATAACACACCAAGATTGAGTTGTTGGCTCAAAACAgatccaattcacttcaatgtgtgcctacttacgcacgctacacattgaaatcaatgggaggctttttaacctattgatttcaatgtgtagtgcacgtaagctgacacacattgaagtgaatgggatctgttttgagcgctcacactctgaacgtgtatacgtgtctgaatgagtggagcataaactccgtgtgaaggcagccttaaaggTAGtagttagggtaggttcacacctgcacctgtccactaaaacagtggtaacCCACAGACAATAATGGGTTCTGCCGAGTTTCCaacgtttttatactgaaaccagtggagagaaaagtcctccatgcacaaCTTTTCTCTCCGACACAGATGTAAACCTAAGCCTAAACAGATACAGACTGAGATCCTCCACCTGTGTCCATTTCCACTAAAGAAAGCATCCATGAATACAGAAGGTAAATATGGTAAATATATAGTGAATGCAGAGGGTGCTCCATCTGAATCAGTCAGTAAATAAATTATCTGGCCTTTTTATttggttgggtttttttttatcattaatgtACATTatatcatgtacagtatatatgtgcccTGTACTCACTTAGTACTGTCCAGTTGCACCAGTTTGTGTTCTTGCTCTAGCAGGTCTCTCAGGTTCTTATTACACATTGACACAAAGTGCAAGACGAGCTCGCTGCCGCCATTCTCAAACATTCCTGCAGCAGCTGCGGACATATCCAGGGACTGTAAAGATATGAAAGAAGTCACATGATGCCTGCTTCAGTCTAAGGACTCACCTCAAAGAGCAAAGACTTACTTTTGCCCCCTCTGCAATGGCATCTGAGCTCCAGCCATACTCAGGCACAAATGTCAGGGCAGCCGAGAGGATTCGCTGCTGGAGCTGCTCCTCACTCTCATAACCCTCCGACTCCTCTCCTCCCTGGTCTGTGTACCTGAAGTCACAGTTGTCATTAGGCCAGGACCACTAGAGCCCACCACTTATGCAATGACAAATCTCATTCTACCTGGGGGTTGAAGTGCTTTGCTCCTCTGCTGTTTCTGATGTGGAGACATCTGGAAAAGGTGGGGGAGATTTCTGATCTCCAGATCTCACAGCTGAGGTCATACGCAGGGTCCGGGTACAGCACCAGGCTGGCCGTGCCAAGGCTGGAAAGTAGGAAAAGTGCAGATTGTGGGAGAGTAACAAGATTCAGGGGTACTATGGACAATCTCTGCCATTATACTCTATTCTACAAGGACTGTAAATCCTCACATTCCCTGATAACTGAAGACTGAACAGGGGCTTTGGTACTAATGTTCTGACGTGACTGGAGAGTTAAGGGGCCATGTTCACAGAGAGTGACTAGAGAGTTAAGGAGCCAGAAGTGACTGAATAGTTTTGGAGGTCCTGTTCCTGAAGTGACTGAAGGGTTGAGTTGGGGGATCTTGGTCATATTCCTGGGGACGACTGGAGATTTGAAAGATTGTGTTCTGAGGGGGTACAGACAACTGATGGAGATCTGTAAATATCCTAACTGTATTGTAAAGGGTTAATATCGCTTCTTGATGATTCTTCCACTTCAATTCTAGCACTAGATTAGCTTTATAGAAGGTCTTAGTACTGTCTGATACAAAAGGTGTAAGGTCAATTCCAAACCAGAGATCATCAAACATACGTACATGCAGCTTCTGGAAAGTTCTATACATCAAGAATTGTATAAGTGTTCAGTCTACGCTATACAAGGTAATCTATTTGACTCCAGACATCTGCTTGGTCTCCGATCATCTTTGAATTGCCTGTATATCTTGGGGCGTCAGCTAGCATGACATTGGGATCCCCCAGGATTGAGTATGTTATTGCTTAGATTCTTGTTTATCTTTTATTAAAATCACATAACTCAGTGGTTTGTGGCATTCTTGTTCTAACTATCCTTAGTATCAACTATTGTATAACACAATAACATACCGATTAGAGGAGCTCAAGGTATCTGAAAATATAGGGAGCACATTTACCAAGCCCCTAATGCCAGCTTTCTGGTGGGAAAAATCACAAACCCCTCTTTGAACACAGGTTACGCCACCCTCACCTTCTTCTTAAAAATAGGTATTGCAAAGGTATGACGTTAGCAGGGCCATCAGTCCTGCCAGATTTAGCATTGTTtataccagttttctgacataaacTATGACTAAAGTCTATAAACTGCCATAATGTCAGCATTGGCATATGGGCTGCCAGAGGGCGCACCTAATATAAAATGAGGATTGTAAGGCACAGGGGTTATCAAAATTGCTCATCAACTGAATGAGATCTGCCTGAGGGGGTAACACCAGGGGCACAGGTAGAAGAACAGCTGTGTTATAGGCTCCCTTACAGAGATATAAATGGGGAAACATGCTCCTGGGGGTGGCTGAAGAGTTTAGAGGGCCACGTTCTCAGGGGTAAATGGGGTGTTAGGGGCAGGTTTCTATGGATGACAAGATTGCTGGAGGAAGTGCATGTTTGGAGCGAATAGAGACTTGGTGGGTCTCGGGAGGGGTGTATGCCTCACAGACTGTACTGTACAGTTTGGGCCATGTTCCAGTTGCAGATTTAGGGGCCATGTTTGTGGGAGTGGAGAGCAGGGTGTCCATGTATGGGAGGCATGACTGTAAGAGGTGGTGGACTATATTGCCATGTGTGACTTGGGGCTGACAAGTTGGGTGCCCGTTTTGGGGTAGAGCTAAGGGACATGTTCTAGTCGTTAAGGTAATGTCATCAGGTGTCTGTATTTTCAGGCCTTGTCCTTCACTTCACCTTGCCCGTTGCCGCCTTCTACCCCCCCTTACAAAGGGGCCCCGCACTACACCCCCTCCTCACCAGCCTGCCGCGGCCCGCACAGCAGGAGAAGCCTTCGCCCGCCCGCAGCTGACAACGACCTCAACGCAAGTGCCGCCATCTCAGAAGCTGGCAGCGGGGACCGGCGGAGAGT from Leptodactylus fuscus isolate aLepFus1 chromosome 7, aLepFus1.hap2, whole genome shotgun sequence carries:
- the COQ9 gene encoding ubiquinone biosynthesis protein COQ9, mitochondrial, whose amino-acid sequence is MAALALRSLSAAGGRRLLLLCGPRQAALARPAWCCTRTLRMTSAVRSGDQKSPPPFPDVSTSETAEEQSTSTPRYTDQGGEESEGYESEEQLQQRILSAALTFVPEYGWSSDAIAEGAKSLDMSAAAAGMFENGGSELVLHFVSMCNKNLRDLLEQEHKLVQLDSTKKKPTAQFLRDAVEARLRMLIPYIGQWPQAMGILVLPYNIPSSLKLLTDMVDDIWHYASDQSTDLSWYTRRAVLAGIYNTTEMVMMQDQSPDYVDTWTFLNNRISEAMTMGESVKQVSATGEALIQGLMGAAVTLKNLTGLNQRR